The proteins below are encoded in one region of Bifidobacterium dentium JCM 1195 = DSM 20436:
- a CDS encoding DUF3710 domain-containing protein: MGLFGFGKKKRQSEDAQQAAEEQAVDEAAAQAQEVMELPEPSAVYEGRGDERGPWDVDDEDVPDYDDYLDLGSYYLPFLQGIELRVKANRATQQVLGSTITYGSSSLEIEAFAAPKTMGLWDDVRADLIEANKAASEVDGVFGTELSLPVVVKGGRKVLTRIVGVDGPRWMLRGIFSGKAATDPEHDETKALNEFFANIVVERGDDPLAPRDLIPMHPPVAPAERKAAKEAAEQEGNDEKTDIPGKPKGPFDSDHQVEVKTTLSRGPMFSEVR, from the coding sequence ATGGGATTGTTTGGATTCGGCAAGAAGAAGCGCCAGAGCGAGGACGCTCAGCAGGCCGCCGAAGAGCAGGCTGTGGATGAGGCCGCGGCCCAGGCCCAGGAGGTCATGGAGCTGCCCGAGCCTTCCGCCGTATACGAAGGACGCGGCGATGAACGCGGTCCTTGGGACGTGGACGACGAGGATGTGCCCGATTACGATGACTATCTTGATCTGGGATCCTACTATCTGCCGTTTCTGCAAGGCATCGAACTGCGTGTGAAGGCGAACCGCGCCACGCAGCAGGTGCTCGGCTCCACCATCACCTATGGCTCGTCCAGTTTGGAGATCGAGGCGTTCGCAGCCCCGAAGACCATGGGACTATGGGATGATGTGCGTGCCGATCTGATCGAGGCCAATAAAGCCGCCTCCGAAGTCGACGGTGTGTTCGGCACCGAACTGTCGTTGCCGGTTGTGGTCAAGGGCGGCCGTAAGGTGCTGACCCGCATCGTAGGTGTCGATGGCCCGCGTTGGATGCTACGCGGCATCTTCTCGGGCAAGGCCGCCACCGATCCGGAACATGACGAAACCAAGGCATTGAACGAATTCTTTGCGAATATCGTGGTGGAGCGCGGCGACGATCCTCTTGCCCCACGTGACCTCATCCCAATGCATCCTCCGGTCGCACCGGCCGAACGTAAGGCCGCCAAGGAGGCCGCCGAACAGGAAGGCAACGACGAGAAGACGGATATTCCGGGCAAACCGAAGGGGCCGTTCGACTCCGATCATCAGGTCGAGGTCAAGACCACCCTGTCCCGTGGTCCGATGTTCTCCGAAGTGCGCTGA
- a CDS encoding exodeoxyribonuclease III, with protein sequence MTISITTSNVNGIRAAKRKGIEIWAGRNTPDIWCMQEVRAPQHEIDPIFDEFGFEYSTAGKIADQSELDRLNEVCRIKGRAGVGLLSALPVIDKRYGLPGLDDDVDSGRWIEADVKTPQGYIVTVVCVYVHAGNTDDPAKMEQKYRFLDTMLERMGQLRDEAAHGGRQSVLCGDFNIAHTPLDIKNAKANETHAGFLPEERAYVDKWLGELEFVDVMRNLAGDIQGPYTWWSQRGRAFDNNVGWRIDYQFATPELAESACGFVIDKAPTYDKRWSDHAPLTITYDI encoded by the coding sequence ATGACGATCAGCATTACGACTTCGAACGTGAACGGAATCCGTGCGGCCAAACGCAAGGGCATCGAAATTTGGGCCGGCAGAAACACGCCCGATATCTGGTGCATGCAGGAAGTGCGTGCGCCACAGCATGAAATCGATCCGATTTTCGATGAATTTGGGTTCGAATACTCCACCGCCGGTAAGATCGCCGATCAAAGTGAACTGGACCGTCTCAACGAGGTATGCCGTATCAAAGGACGTGCCGGGGTGGGGCTGCTCTCGGCATTGCCGGTGATTGACAAGCGGTACGGCTTGCCGGGGCTTGACGATGACGTCGATTCCGGCCGTTGGATCGAGGCCGATGTGAAGACGCCACAGGGCTACATCGTCACCGTGGTATGTGTGTACGTGCATGCAGGTAATACCGATGATCCGGCCAAGATGGAACAGAAATACCGTTTTCTTGACACCATGCTCGAACGGATGGGCCAGCTGCGAGATGAGGCGGCGCATGGCGGCAGGCAGTCCGTACTATGCGGCGATTTCAATATCGCGCATACCCCGCTCGACATCAAGAACGCCAAGGCCAACGAGACGCATGCCGGATTCCTTCCCGAGGAACGGGCCTACGTCGACAAGTGGCTGGGTGAGCTGGAGTTCGTGGATGTGATGCGTAATCTCGCGGGCGATATCCAGGGCCCGTACACGTGGTGGAGCCAACGTGGCCGTGCCTTCGACAACAACGTGGGTTGGAGAATCGACTATCAGTTCGCCACGCCGGAGCTGGCCGAATCCGCTTGCGGATTCGTCATCGACAAGGCCCCGACCTACGACAAACGCTGGTCCGACCATGCGCCACTGACCATCACCTACGACATCTGA
- a CDS encoding DUF3159 domain-containing protein: MTETRKRTGLGALADAGNDDDFSVIDAIGGPRGVVESMLPGVVFVVLFVITANLQLTVGVSAALAVLQVIVRLLQRQSVMGAVSGLLAVGICLIWAWQSHEARNYYMFGFLTNAFYIVLLTTSLIARVPGLGLVIEFIRTLPTEHFRAWLDDWRSDKALNRAYTVITALWIAVFSLRLVVQVPLYAANHVGWLGTARLLMGIPFWALAIWVSYLIVATPMHRHKALSEESGQGEHDCLEEQH; this comes from the coding sequence ATGACTGAAACCAGAAAACGTACCGGTCTCGGCGCTCTCGCCGATGCCGGCAATGACGACGACTTCTCCGTAATCGACGCCATCGGCGGTCCGCGTGGCGTGGTCGAATCGATGCTGCCGGGCGTCGTGTTTGTGGTGTTGTTCGTCATCACCGCCAATCTGCAGCTGACCGTCGGCGTTTCCGCTGCGCTGGCCGTGCTTCAGGTGATCGTACGGTTGTTGCAGCGCCAGTCGGTGATGGGTGCCGTCAGCGGCCTGCTCGCCGTGGGCATCTGCCTGATTTGGGCGTGGCAAAGCCATGAAGCGCGTAATTATTACATGTTCGGCTTCCTGACCAACGCGTTCTACATCGTGCTGCTTACGACGTCGCTGATCGCACGCGTACCAGGGTTGGGTCTGGTCATCGAGTTCATCCGCACGTTGCCCACCGAGCATTTCCGTGCGTGGCTGGACGATTGGAGATCGGACAAGGCGCTCAACCGGGCCTATACGGTCATCACCGCGCTGTGGATCGCCGTGTTCTCGTTGCGTCTGGTCGTACAGGTGCCACTGTATGCCGCCAATCATGTCGGCTGGCTCGGCACTGCACGCCTGCTTATGGGCATTCCATTCTGGGCGTTGGCGATCTGGGTCTCGTATCTGATCGTCGCTACGCCGATGCACCGGCACAAGGCCTTGTCCGAAGAATCCGGTCAGGGCGAACATGATTGCTTGGAGGAACAGCACTGA
- a CDS encoding class I SAM-dependent RNA methyltransferase, translating to MEATIRIERYADQGRCVGHIDGRVVFVRFALPGELVRVELDEPHDREERFWTGEVVEVLEASEDRAEPIWPLAGPLAMGGGVGGADLVHVSLAGQLKWKTCSIVEQMLRLGHTAVEVPIDRMPQDEAERGLHWRTRIEMIADADGRPSMRRRGTHVRVPIDTMPLASRALLDVAEREHVWDGGFTPGSQIRLSVPEPRDGAAVEENYAVLVDGEVTAGTRALTEKVTVAGRDFEYGVDAGGFWQMHRQAPIALTNHVIDLVRRELNGAQSACVWDLYSGSGLFTLPLASLAAERTRMLSVEGGKTAVRNAQRNLRHVHLDNVDVRAGDVAKTLGNVRNDLARPDVVVLDPPRAGARAKVCGQIADSEARSVIYIACNPASLARDTATLAGLGYELADIHAFDIYPTTHHVETVALFRKHKR from the coding sequence ATGGAAGCGACCATCCGCATCGAACGATATGCCGATCAAGGGCGTTGCGTGGGCCACATTGACGGACGGGTCGTTTTCGTTCGTTTCGCATTGCCGGGAGAATTGGTCCGTGTGGAACTTGATGAACCACACGATAGGGAAGAGCGCTTCTGGACTGGTGAGGTCGTGGAAGTGCTGGAGGCCAGCGAAGACCGTGCCGAACCGATATGGCCATTGGCAGGGCCCCTTGCCATGGGCGGAGGGGTTGGCGGCGCCGATCTGGTGCATGTGAGCCTTGCCGGGCAGCTCAAGTGGAAGACCTGCTCGATTGTCGAGCAGATGTTGCGGCTGGGGCATACGGCAGTGGAAGTGCCGATCGATCGCATGCCGCAAGATGAAGCCGAACGAGGACTGCATTGGCGCACCCGTATCGAAATGATCGCCGATGCCGACGGACGGCCATCCATGCGTCGGCGCGGCACGCATGTTCGTGTGCCGATCGACACGATGCCGTTGGCTAGCCGCGCGCTGCTCGACGTGGCCGAACGCGAGCATGTATGGGATGGCGGATTCACCCCCGGTTCCCAGATCAGGCTTTCCGTACCCGAACCCCGTGACGGTGCCGCGGTCGAAGAGAACTACGCGGTGTTGGTGGACGGCGAGGTGACGGCCGGTACGCGTGCGCTGACCGAAAAAGTCACCGTCGCCGGCCGGGACTTCGAGTACGGCGTCGATGCCGGGGGATTCTGGCAGATGCATCGACAGGCACCGATCGCATTGACCAACCATGTGATTGATCTGGTCCGGAGAGAGCTGAACGGTGCCCAATCGGCCTGCGTGTGGGATCTGTATTCCGGATCGGGCCTGTTCACCCTACCATTGGCTTCGCTTGCTGCGGAACGCACGCGCATGCTGAGCGTGGAAGGCGGTAAGACGGCCGTACGCAATGCGCAACGCAATCTGCGACATGTCCATTTGGATAATGTGGATGTCCGTGCCGGTGATGTGGCGAAGACCTTGGGCAATGTGCGCAACGATCTGGCCAGACCCGATGTGGTGGTGCTTGATCCGCCGCGTGCCGGCGCCCGCGCCAAGGTGTGCGGGCAGATCGCCGACTCCGAGGCACGCAGCGTGATCTACATCGCCTGCAATCCGGCGAGTCTTGCGCGCGATACCGCCACTCTGGCCGGTCTTGGCTATGAGTTGGCCGACATCCACGCTTTCGACATTTATCCGACGACCCATCATGTGGAGACCGTCGCATTGTTCAGGAAGCATAAGCGGTGA
- a CDS encoding sugar ABC transporter substrate-binding protein — MSDNALRRAGMAMLAIGLAVSLTACTPPNGAVGDTQSQDSAVAHVGPDRADTKVAFIGSQDIDADGLVLDAMEQGKLKPTYVPVTGTIDAQQTAIQGVRDMTQSKVGIIVIGGMDVTDANRDDWHAALQGAREEGIAVALLNPVHAPKDGKLYAAVLTINDRMADAVPIADAVMTIGNNDPHERDMVVTTK, encoded by the coding sequence GTGAGTGACAACGCGTTGCGACGTGCGGGCATGGCAATGCTGGCGATCGGATTGGCGGTCTCCCTGACCGCCTGCACGCCGCCGAACGGGGCCGTGGGGGATACGCAATCGCAGGATTCCGCCGTCGCCCACGTCGGCCCTGACCGTGCCGACACCAAAGTGGCGTTCATCGGTTCGCAGGACATCGACGCTGACGGCTTGGTACTGGATGCCATGGAGCAGGGCAAACTCAAGCCGACGTATGTTCCCGTCACCGGCACCATCGACGCCCAGCAAACGGCCATTCAAGGCGTACGCGACATGACGCAGAGCAAGGTTGGCATCATCGTCATCGGCGGCATGGATGTGACCGATGCCAATCGCGACGACTGGCATGCGGCATTGCAAGGGGCCCGCGAGGAGGGAATCGCGGTGGCACTGCTCAATCCGGTGCATGCACCCAAGGACGGGAAGCTGTATGCGGCTGTGCTGACCATCAACGATCGCATGGCCGATGCGGTTCCCATCGCCGATGCCGTAATGACCATCGGCAACAACGATCCGCATGAGCGTGACATGGTCGTCACCACGAAATAA
- a CDS encoding HAD-IC family P-type ATPase has product MSASPSMPPIGESGLTAAEVKTLKDGGQANAVKSSTSRSLVDIIRANVFTLFNGIILAAMLMVLITGSWKDAVFGFVIIINTGIGIITELKAKRTLDRLSILVASDYLVRRDGVDVEVPYNEIVLGDLMWIRSGEQVPADARIVRTWGLELDESMLTGESRTVRKGDGERIYSGSTAISGMALVKVEAVGEHSYAATLTAQAKVYKKTVSDLNKGINTILKFMTFLVVPLCVLLIWSQIHAVGGWDTAVTTGQWRSAVVSAVAGVVGMIPEGLVLLTSLNFALAAIRLARRNTLVQELESVETLARVDCLNLDKTGTITDGGIMLNRIVPLADDADEHRIKQALFDLSNEGQPNGTGQAVLAGLGEQGFAPGVVTARVPFSSARKWSSIYDGDAVWTMGAPEVIISHLDGDYSGILCQVNDFADDGNRVLLIVRFDGAASSDYETDPKLDSTSQPVALVLCSEHIRGDAEATLAWFREQGVRCRIISGDNPVTVGAIARKVRLTGEREPVFMDARELPANSEELARVLDDVDVLGRVLPDQKKAIVQALHLTDHVVAMTGDGVNDALAIKEADLGIAMGNAAPATKAVAQVVLVDSKFSHLPDVVARGRQVMANMERVASLFLVKTVYSALISLGVVLTQIPFPYLPRHITYIGGLTIGMPAFILALAPNTRRYIPGFLKRVVSFALPGGVATGLSILCTSWLLPMFMGWDVERSSVQLAMLRGVNAIILLMMGIFVLARVASPLNSWRGVLVLTFAMAGVAGMFVPFTARFFALVIPTGEMLRATMVALALSAIMFALCIWLVPKLPRIVPYFKRRS; this is encoded by the coding sequence ATGAGTGCAAGTCCTTCCATGCCCCCGATCGGCGAGTCGGGTCTGACGGCCGCCGAAGTCAAGACCCTGAAAGACGGCGGGCAGGCCAATGCCGTCAAGTCGTCGACCTCGCGCTCCTTGGTCGACATCATCCGTGCGAATGTGTTCACGTTGTTCAACGGCATCATTCTCGCGGCCATGCTCATGGTGCTCATTACCGGGTCCTGGAAGGATGCCGTTTTCGGTTTTGTGATCATCATCAACACCGGCATCGGCATCATCACCGAGCTTAAGGCGAAGCGTACGCTTGACAGACTGTCGATTCTCGTCGCTTCGGATTATCTGGTGCGTCGCGACGGGGTGGACGTCGAGGTGCCGTATAACGAAATCGTGCTTGGCGATCTCATGTGGATCCGTTCGGGAGAACAGGTGCCCGCCGATGCTCGGATCGTGCGTACATGGGGCCTGGAGTTGGACGAATCCATGCTTACCGGTGAATCGCGTACCGTACGCAAGGGCGATGGGGAACGAATCTATTCCGGTTCCACTGCCATCTCCGGCATGGCGTTGGTGAAGGTCGAGGCGGTCGGCGAACACAGTTATGCCGCTACGTTGACCGCACAGGCGAAGGTCTACAAGAAAACCGTCTCCGACCTGAACAAGGGCATCAACACGATTCTGAAGTTCATGACCTTTCTGGTCGTACCGTTATGCGTGCTGCTCATCTGGTCGCAGATTCACGCCGTGGGAGGCTGGGACACTGCCGTGACGACCGGCCAATGGCGTTCCGCGGTCGTCTCCGCCGTGGCCGGTGTGGTGGGCATGATTCCCGAAGGCCTGGTGTTGCTCACCTCGCTGAATTTCGCGCTTGCCGCAATCCGACTGGCACGACGGAACACGCTGGTGCAGGAACTCGAGTCCGTGGAGACGCTTGCCCGTGTGGACTGCCTGAACCTTGATAAGACCGGTACCATCACCGACGGCGGCATCATGCTCAACCGTATCGTCCCATTGGCGGATGATGCGGATGAGCATCGGATCAAGCAGGCACTGTTCGATCTGTCGAACGAAGGCCAGCCGAACGGCACCGGACAGGCGGTTCTTGCGGGGCTGGGGGAGCAGGGCTTTGCCCCGGGTGTGGTTACGGCACGCGTGCCGTTTTCGTCGGCCCGCAAATGGAGCTCGATCTACGATGGCGATGCCGTATGGACGATGGGCGCGCCGGAGGTCATCATCTCCCATCTCGACGGCGATTATTCCGGCATATTGTGTCAGGTCAATGATTTCGCCGACGACGGCAATCGAGTGTTGCTGATCGTACGTTTCGACGGGGCCGCCTCGTCCGACTACGAGACCGATCCGAAGCTTGATTCCACATCGCAGCCGGTTGCGTTGGTGCTGTGTTCCGAACACATCAGAGGCGACGCGGAGGCGACGCTCGCCTGGTTCCGTGAGCAGGGCGTGCGCTGTCGCATCATTTCCGGCGACAATCCTGTCACCGTCGGTGCGATCGCCAGAAAAGTACGATTGACCGGCGAACGGGAGCCGGTGTTCATGGATGCGCGTGAACTGCCGGCCAACAGTGAGGAACTGGCTCGCGTGCTCGATGATGTGGATGTGCTCGGCCGCGTGCTGCCGGACCAGAAGAAAGCCATCGTCCAGGCATTGCACCTGACCGACCACGTAGTGGCCATGACCGGCGACGGCGTGAATGATGCGCTGGCCATCAAGGAGGCCGACCTCGGCATCGCCATGGGCAATGCGGCGCCGGCCACCAAAGCCGTGGCGCAGGTGGTGCTCGTCGATTCGAAATTCTCGCATCTGCCTGACGTGGTGGCCCGAGGACGCCAGGTCATGGCCAACATGGAACGCGTAGCCAGCCTGTTTCTTGTCAAAACCGTGTATTCCGCGCTGATTTCACTTGGTGTGGTACTGACGCAGATCCCATTTCCGTATCTACCGCGTCACATCACCTATATCGGAGGGCTCACCATCGGCATGCCGGCGTTCATTCTGGCGCTGGCGCCGAACACACGTCGGTATATTCCTGGCTTTTTGAAGCGTGTGGTGAGCTTTGCATTGCCAGGAGGCGTCGCTACGGGCCTGTCGATTCTGTGCACGTCATGGCTGCTGCCGATGTTCATGGGATGGGATGTCGAGCGTTCGAGCGTCCAATTGGCCATGTTGCGTGGCGTCAATGCCATCATTCTGCTCATGATGGGCATTTTCGTGCTGGCACGGGTGGCGAGCCCCTTGAACTCGTGGAGGGGCGTGCTGGTGCTGACGTTCGCCATGGCTGGCGTGGCCGGCATGTTCGTGCCTTTCACCGCGCGTTTCTTTGCGCTCGTCATACCGACGGGGGAGATGCTGCGTGCCACCATGGTCGCGCTGGCGCTGTCGGCCATCATGTTCGCGCTATGCATCTGGCTCGTGCCGAAACTGCCGCGTATTGTCCCATACTTTAAGAGACGGTCATGA